The following are from one region of the Muntiacus reevesi chromosome 3, mMunRee1.1, whole genome shotgun sequence genome:
- the LOC136163072 gene encoding olfactory receptor 1Q1-like has translation MDNTTWTSVSHFVLLGISTHHEEQILLFLLFLLMYTINISGNSVIIILIISTPRLQTPMYIFLSNLALADICFTSTTVPKMLQNIFSSTKAISYMGCLTQIYFFICFAAMENFLLAVMAYDRYIAICHPFHYRMILNRKLCSHLVVVCHILSHLHALLHTFLMSRLIFCADNRIPHFFCDLYPLMKISCSSTHLNTLMIHTEGVIVINGALAVIMASYACIISAVLQSPSAKSKWRAFSTCGSHLTVVAIFYGTLTWVYFRPLTSYSAAGGRILTVMYTVVTPMLNPFIYSLRNKDVKGAFRNWMNKIWTSSFR, from the coding sequence ATGGACAATACCACCTGGACCAGTGTGTCCCATTTTGTTCTCTTGGGCATTTCTACCCACCATGAAGAGCAGATCctgctctttcttctttttctgctcatGTATACCATCAACATTTCTGGCAACTCTGTCATCATCATCCTGATTATCTCTACTCCACGCCTCCAAACTCCCATGTACATCTTTCTCAGTAACTTGGCCTTGGCAGACATCTGCTTCACCTCCACCACGGTCCCCAAGATGCTGCAGAACATTTTCTCCTCTACCAAGGCCATTTCCTACATGGGTTGCTTAACTcagatttatttcttcatttgctttgCAGCCATGGAGAACTTCCTCCtggctgtgatggcctatgacagATACATCGCCATCTGCCACCCTTTCCACTACCGTATGATTCTGAACAGGAAGCTGTGTTCACACTTGGTGGTCGTGTGCCACATCCTCTCCCATCTTCATGCCCTGCTGCACACCTTTCTCATGAGCCGACTGATCTTCTGTGCAGATAACAGGATCCcccacttcttctgtgacctcTACCCTCTGATGAAGATCTCCTGCTCCAGCACCCACCTCAATACCTTGATGATTCACACGGAAGGAGTCATTGTCATCAATGGAGCTCTGGCCGTCATCATGGCCTCCTATGCCTGCATCATCTCAGCAGTCCTCCAGAGCCCCTCAGCCAAAAGCAAGTGGAGAGCCTTTTctacctgtggctcccacctcactGTGGTGGCTATATTCTATGGGACCCTCACATGGGTCTACTTCCGGCCCCTTACCAGCTATTCAGCGGCCGGGGGTCGTATCCTGACTGTCATGTACACAGTGGTGACCCCCATGTTGAACCCCTTCATTTATAGCCTAAGGAACAAGGATGTGAAGGGAGCCTTCAGGAACTGGATGAACAAGATCTGGACTTCTTCATTTAGATAA
- the LOC136163918 gene encoding olfactory receptor 1f45-like, with product MTLPGPPRDRQIPDTDRRNQTGTYGFLLMGLSEHPEQQPLLFGLFLGMYLVTVWGNLLIILAIGSDVHLHTPMYLFLANLSFSDIGFISTVIPKMLNNIGSGSKLISYGGCLTQLYFFGLFADLDNFLLAVMALDRYVAISQPLHYAITMNSQRCILLVAGSWVVTTFHALVHTLLVIRLSFCGPNVIPHFFCDLVPLLNLACSSTYVNDLVLILVAGTLLIGPFVCILTSYFYIALAILRIDSPKGKQKAFSSCTSHLSVVSLFYTTAIGVYLCPPSSPSGGKDRVFSVMYTVVTPMLNPFIYSLRNRDIKGALGKILRRITLNTLSWDRKVQISKTRS from the exons ATGACCCTTCCTGGCCCACCTCGGGACAGACA AATTCCAGACACGGACAGAAGAAACCAGACGGGCACCTATGGATTTCTTCTCATGGGCCTCTCTGAGCACCCAGAGCAGCAGCCTCTCCTGTTTGGGCTCTTCCTGGGCATGTACCTGGTCACCGTCTGGGGGAACCTGCTTATCATCCTGGCCATTGGCTCTGACGTGCAcctgcacacccccatgtaccTCTTCCTGGCCAACCTGTCCTTCTCTGACATTGGTTTTATCTCTACGGTCATTCCCAAGATGCTCAATAATATTGGCTCAGGAAGTAAACTGATTTCTTATGGTGGGTGCCTGACACAACTCTATTTCTTTGGCCTCTTTGCAGATCTGGACAACTTTCTCCTGGCTGTGATGGCATTGGATCGCTACGTGGCCATCAGCCAACCTCTCCATTATGCCATTACCATGAACTCCCAGCGCTGCATCCTCTTGGTGGCTGGGTCATGGGTGGTCACTACCTTCCATGCCCTAGTGCACACCCTCCTGGTGATCAGGCTttccttctgtggccccaatgtcatccCCCACTTCTTCTGTGATCTGGTCCCACTCCTAAACCTGGCCTGCTCCAGCACTTATGTCAATGACCTGGTGCTCATCCTTGTGGCAGGAACATTGTTGATTGGACCCTTCGTCTGCATCCTTACATCTTACTTTTACATTGCATTGGCTATCCTAAGAATCGATTCCCCAAAGGGTAAGCAAAAGGCCTTCTCCAGCTGCACCTCGCACCTCTCTGTGGTCTCTCTGTTTTACACCACAGCTATTGGGGTCTATTTAtgtcctccatcatccccttcagGTGGAAAGGACCGAGTCTTCTCAGTAATGTACACGGTGGTGACCCCTATgttgaaccccttcatctacagcctgagaAACAGGGATATAAAGGGGGCACTGGGGAAAATACTCAGAAGAATCACGCTTAACACTCTTTCTTGGGACAGAAAGGTCCAAATCTCCAAGACTCGGAGTTGA
- the LOC136163919 gene encoding olfactory receptor 1J4-like, whose protein sequence is MRPENQSSMSKFHLLGLPIRPEQQDMVFALFLGVYLTTVLGNLLIILLIRLDPRLHTPMYFFLSHLALTDISFSSVTLPKMLTNMQTRCQAITYAGCISQVYFFIFFGCLDSFLLAVMAYDRHVAVCHPLRYTVIMRDEFCVILAAGCWLAACAQALLHTLLVDQLTFCAGTVIPHFFCDLAVVLKSSCSDTSLNELLILTEGGLIFTLPLGGILGSYIHMAAIILKVPSFTRIFKALSTCGSHLFVVFLYYGTIASVYYFPSSGNSKVKDIVASLMYMVVTPMLNPFIYSLRNKDMKHALQNLLLQRTCSQFFGAVLLGSLLL, encoded by the exons ATGAGACCTGAGAACCAGAGCAGCATGTCCAAGTTCCACCTCCTGGGGCTCCCTATTCGACCAGAGCAGCAGGACATGGTCTTCGCCCTGTTCCTGGGCGTGTACCTGACCACAGTGCTGGgcaacctgctcatcatcctgctCATCAGGCTGGACCCTCGCCtacacacccccatgtacttcttcctcagccacTTGGCCCTCACTGACATCTCCTTCTCATCTGTCACCCTCCCTAAGATGCTCACGAACATGCAGACTCGATGCCAAGCTATCACATACGCAGGGTGCATTTCACAggtgtatttctttatattcttcggTTGCCTTGACAGTTTTCTTCTTGCCGTGATGGCCTATGACAGGCACGTGGCTGTGTGTCACCCTCTCCGCTACACTGTCATCATGAGGGATGAGTTTTGTGTCATCCTAGCGGCTGGGTGCTGGCTCGCCGCTTGTGCCCAAGCTCTGTTGCACACCCTCCTTGTGGACCAGTTGACTTTCTGTGCAGGGACTGTCATCCCTCACTTCTTCTGTGATCTTGCTGTTGTGCTCAAATCCTCCTGCTCCGACACCTCCCTCAATGAGCTGCTCATCCTCACTGAAGGAGGACTGATCTTCACCTTGCCTTTGGGTGGTATCTTGGGCTCCTATATTCACATGGCAGCCATCATCCTGAAGGTCCCCTCCTTCACAAGAATCTTCAAAGCCTTGTCTACCTGTGGTTCTCACCTCTTCGTAGTGTTTTTATATTATGGGACTATTGCAAGTGTGTACTATTTCCCCTCATCAGGCAACTCCAAAGTCAAGGACATAGTTGCTTCATTGATGTACATGGTAGtcacccccatgctgaaccccttcatctacagcctgaggaataAGGATATGAAACATGCTCTTCAGA ATCTTCTCTTACAAAGGACCTGTTCCCAGTTCTTTGGTGCTGTTTTATTGGGTAGTCTGCTTTTATAA
- the LOC136162679 gene encoding olfactory receptor 1N2-like yields the protein MDQKNQSSVTEFLLLGLSERPEQQPLLFGIFLALYLVTMLGNLLIILAIGSDPHLHTPMYFFLANLSLADASFSSTTVPKMLVNIQTLSQTISYGGCLAQMHLFMTFGALDDFLLGVMAYDRYVAICRPLHYSTLMSPLVCMLLLAACWVLTNLAALLHTLLMARLSFCADNTVHHFFCDVVPLLQLSCSDTSINQVALLAVGSLILTGPLSLIILSYARIITSILRVPSASGRQKAFSTCGSHLTVVFLFYGTAIGVYLCPPSSHSGGEDRLAAVFYTVVTPMLNPFIYSLRNKDMKVALSRLLGIHTLSSQGL from the coding sequence ATGGACCAGAAAAACCAGTCGAGTGTCACTGAATTCCTCCTCTTGGGTCTTTCTGAGAGGCCAGAGCAGCAACCTCTTCTTTTTGGCATCTTCCTGGCCTTGTACCTGGTCACCATGCTAGGAAatctgctcatcatcctggccatCGGCTctgacccccacctccacacccccatgtacttcttcctggccAACCTCTCTTTGGCTGATGCCAGTTTTTCTTCCACCACGGTTCCCAAGATGCTGGTGAACATTCAGACTCTCAGTCAGACCATATCCTATGGGGGGTGTTTGGCCCAGATGCACTTGTTCATGACATTCGGAGCACTGGATGACTTCCTCTTGggggtgatggcctatgaccgctatgtggccatctgccggCCCCTTCATTACTCCACACTCATGAGTCCTCTTGTGTGCATGCTCCTTCTGGCAGCATGCTGGGTTCTCACCAACCTGGCTGCCCTCTTGCACACCCTGCTCATGGCCAGGCTTTCTTTCTGTGCAGACAACACTGtccatcacttcttctgtgatgtGGTTCCTCTGCTGCAACTCTCCTGCTCAGATACTAGCATCAACCAGGTAGCCCTGTTGGCTGTGGGCTCCTTGATACTGACTGGTCCTCTCTCCCTGATAATCCTGTCATACGCACGTATAATCACCAGCATCCTCAGAGTCCCATCTGCCTCTGGCAGGCAAAAGGCCTTTTCCACCTGTGGGTCCCACCTCACGGTGGTCTTCTTGTTCTATGGCACGGCAATTGGGGTCTACCTGTGTCCTCCTTCATCACATTCTGGGGGTGAAGACAGACTTGCGGCAGTGTTTTACACTGTGGTCACACCGATGCTGAATCCCTTCATTTACAGCCTCAGGAACAAGGATATGAAGGTGGCACTGAGCAGGCTTTTGGGAATTCACACACTCTCTTCTCAGGGACTTTAA